The Lycium barbarum isolate Lr01 chromosome 9, ASM1917538v2, whole genome shotgun sequence genome has a segment encoding these proteins:
- the LOC132611480 gene encoding wound-induced protein 1: MRILTGTADSDHHLFQFIPQNIDAFGSTVLVEGCDPDRSITWVHAWTVTDGIITQVREYFNTSLTVTRLDSNSQAILSRHCPSLWESSLPNRVGKSVPGLVLAL; this comes from the coding sequence ATGCGCATCTTAACTGGAACTGCCGACTCAGACCACCATCTTTTTCAGTTCATTCCTCAAAACATTGACGCCTTTGGATCAACTGTCTTAGTTGAAGGTTGTGATCCTGACCGTTCAATTACTTGGGTTCATGCTTGGACTGTTACTGATGGGATAATTACTCAGGTTAGAGAGTATTTTAATACCTCTCTTACTGTTACCCGACTTGACAGTAATAGCCAGGCTATATTGTCACGTCATTGCCCTTCTCTTTGGGAGAGTAGTCTACCTAATCGGGTCGGTAAGTCGGTTCCGGGTCTTGTATTAGCTCTCTGA